The Streptomyces racemochromogenes DNA segment CCCACAGCTCCTGCTGGATCGCCGCGTGCTGCTCCGGCGGGGCCTGCGGGCTGAGCCGGGTCAGGGCGCCCTGGATCTCCAGGACCCGGCGGTCGACGGCGCGCAGCCGGACCTGCACCAGCTGGACGCCCGCGTAGACCTCGTCCACCGTCTTGGCGTGGATGGCCTCCACCGCCAGCTCCGTGACCATCGCGCGGACGGTGTCGTTCGGCGCGGCCTCGCGGACCCGGGCCAGGTAGTCCTCGGTGCCCTGAGCGGCGCCGCCGGCGTCCTGGATGGCCTGGCGCACGGCCGCGTAGGGCGGGGCGGTGAACTCGTCGATCCCGTACGCGTCGAAGGCGGGGGAGACCAGGGCCGGCCGCTGGAGCGCCAGCTTGAGGAGCTCGCGCTCGGTGCGGTGGGCGGGGCTGCGCAGGTTCAGCGCGGGCCCGCCGCCGACGGCCGCCGACGGCGGTGCGGGGGCCGCCTCCTGGGGGCGGCCCCGGCCCTGCTGCTGCGGCTGGTTGCCGCGCTCGCGGGCCCAGCGCGCCAGCTGTGCCACCCGCTTGACCACGAACTGCTCGTCGAGGATGCCCAGCATCCCGGCCAGCTGGACGGCCGACTCGTGCTGGATCGAGAGGTCCTTGATGCTGGCGACGACCGGCGCCGCCTCGGCCAGCGCGGCCGCCCGCCCCGCCGGGTTCTCCAGGTTGTGCCGGCCCACGATGTGCCGCAGGGCGAACTCGAACAGCGGGGTGCGGGCGTCCACCAGGTCGACGACCGCCGCGTCGCCCTGTGCGAGGCGCAGGTCGCAGGGGTCCATGCCGCCCGGGGCGATGGTGATGGAGGTCTCCGCCGCGAACTTCTGGTCGTCCTCGAAGGCCCGCAGCGCGGCCTTCTGGCCCGCCGCGTCACCGTCGAAGGTGAAGATCACCTCGGCGGTGGCGTTGTCCATCAGCAGCCGCCGCAGGATCTTGATGTGGTCCCCGCCGAAGGCCGTGCCGCAGGTGGCGATGGCGGTGGTGACCCCGGCCATGTGACAGGCCATGACGTCGGTGTAGCCCTCGACGACCACCGCCCGGGAGGTCTTCGCGATCTCCTTCTTGGCCAGGTCGATGCCGTACAGCACCTGGGACTTCTTGTAGATCGCCGTCTCGGGGGTGTTCAGGTACTTCGGCCCGTTGTCGTCCTCGCGCAGCTTGCGCGCGCCGAAGCCGACCACCTCGCCGCTGATGTCCCGGATCGGCCACATGAGCCGGCCCCGGAAGCGGTCGATGGGCTTGCCGCTGCGGCTGTCCTGGGCGAGCCCGGAGAGGATCAGCTCCTTGTCGGTGAAGCCCTTGCCGCGCAGGAACCGGGTCAGGTGGTCCCAGCCGGCCGGGCTGTAGCCCACGCCGAAGTGCTGGGCCGCCGCCTGGTCGAAGCCGCGCTCCGCCAGGAAGCGGCGGGCGATCTCCGCCTCGGCGCCGCCGAGCTGGTCCGCGTAGAAGAGGGCGGCGGCCTTGTGGGCCTCGACCAGGCGGATCCGCTCGCCGCGGCCGCTGGTGCCGGCGGTGTAGCCGCCCTCCTCGTACCGCAGGGTGATGCCGGCCTGGCCGGCCAGCCGCTCGACCGCCTCCGAGAAGGAGAGGTGGTCGATCTTCATGATGAAGTCGAGGGTGTCCCCGCCGGCCTGGCAGCCGAAGCAGTGGTAGAAGCCCTTGCTGGGGCTGACCTGGAAGGACGGGGACTTCTCGTCGTGGAAGGGGCACAGGCCCTTGAGGTTGCCGCCGCCGGCGTTGCGCAGCTGGAGGTACTCCGAGACCACGGCGTCGATCGGGACCGCGTCCCGTACCGCCTTCACGTCATCGTCGTTGATCCGTCCTGCCACCCGTGAATTCTACGGCCGGGCGGCGGCAATCCCGTCAGGCCCCCTCCGCCGCCACCAGCGACTCAAGCGGAACCGAGGGGTCCGCCAGCCTCTCGCGGTCCACCGGCGCCTTCGACCTGATCAGGGCCTGGATGGGCTCGACGACGTCCCACACGTTCACGTTCATCCCGGCCAGCACCCGGCCGTCCGACAGCCAGAACGCGATGAACTCCCGCTTGCCCGCGTCCCCGCGCACCAGCACCTGGTCGTAGCCGCCCGCCGGCGCGTACCCGGAGTACTCCAGGCCCACGTCGTACTGGTCCGAGAAGAAGTACGGCACCCGCTCGTACGAGACCTCCTGCCCCAGCATCGCCCGCGCGGCGGCCGGGCCGCCGTTGAGGGCGTTCGCCCAGTGCTCCACGCGCAGCCGGGTGCCCAGCGCCGGATGGTGGGCGGCGGCCACGTCACCGACGGCGAAGACGTCCGGGTCGGAGGTGCGCAGCGAGGCGTCCACGGCGATGCCCCCGCCGTGCTCCCGGTCCACCAGCGCCAGCCCCGAGGTCTCGGCGAGCGCGGTGCGCGGCGCCGCCCCGATCGCGGCGAGCACCGCGTGCGCCGGGTGCTCCTCCCCGTCGTCGGTCCGGGCGGCCATCACCATGCCGTCCTGGCCGACGATCTCCGTCAGCCGCGCCCCGAAGTGGAACCGCACCCCGTGCTCGGTGTGCAGGTCGGTGAAGAGCCGGCCGACCTCCGGGCCGAGCACCGCGTGCAGCGGCGTGGCCAGCGGCTCGACCACCGTCACCTCGGCGCCGTACCCGCGCGCGGCCGCCGCGACCTCCAGGCCGATCCAGCCCGCGCCCGCGATCAGCAGGTGGCCGTTGTCCCGGCCCAGGGAGGCCAGCGCCTTGCGCAGCAGGTCGGCGTGGGCGAGCCGGCGCAGATGGTGCACCCCGGCCAGCCCGGTGCCCGGGATGTCCAGCCGGCGCGGCTCGGCACCGGTGGCCAGCAGCAGCTTGTCGTAGTGCATCAGCGTGCCGTCGCCCAGGCGCACCGTCTTGGCCTCGCGGTCCAGGTGCACGGCGGGCTGGCCCAGGTGCAGCTCGATGTCGGCGCCCGCGTACCAGGACGGCTTGTGCACGAAGACGCTGTCGCGCTCCTCCTTGCCCAGCAGGTAGCCCTTGGACAGCGGGGGCCGTTCGTAGGGATGGTCGCGCTCGTCGCCGATCAGGATCACCCGGCCCGTGAACCCCTCCGCCCTCAGCGTTTCGGCGGCCTTGGCCCCGGCCAGCCCCGCGCCGACGATGATGAACGTCTGGTTTGCGTCGACCACCTGATGCCTCCTCATAACCTCTCGGCCACTTGCGGCCACCTTGCGAGCGTCCCGCACCCAGCCTGCCTCGTGAAGGGGGAATGGCCCGATCGGCTCACCCTTCGGCGCGCCGCCCGCGCCGGGTGAGGCGTGCGTGCAGTGAACGGGCGGACGCGTCGGTCAGGCAGGCGATCTGGTCGATGACCGCGCGTTTGCGGGCCTTGTCGTCCGCCGCAGCGTCGAAGATCGCCCGGAACTGGGGGTCCAGGCCCTCCGGCGCGCGGGCGCTCAGCGCCTCCGCCAGTTCGGCCAGGACGATGCGCTGGTCGGCCCGCAGCCGTTCCTGCTCGTCGCGCTGCATCACGTACAGGTCGGCCACCGCCTTGAGGACCGCGCACTCGTTGCGCGCCTCGCGCGGCACGACCAGCTCCGCCGCGTAGCGGGTGAGCCGGCCGGAGCCGTACGCCTCGCGGGTGGCGCCCTCGGCGGCCAGGCAGAACCGGCCGATCAGCTGGCTGGTGGCGTCCTTCAGGCGGGCCTGCGCCACGGCGGACCCGTCGTAGCCGTGCGGCCACCAGTCCTCCTCCATCAGCCGGTCCAGCGCCTCGCGCAGCTCCTCCGGGGAGGTGCCGGCGGGCACGTAGCGGCCGATGGCGACCTGCCAGATGGCGGCCCGCTCGGGCTCGGCGAAGAGGAGGTTCGGGTCGAGGTGCCCGGCGTGCAGCCCGTCCTCGAAGTCGTGCACGGAGTACGCGACGTCGTCCGCCCAGTCCATGACCTGGGCCTCGAAGCACTTGCGGTCCGCGGGTGCGCCCCGCCGCAGCCACTCGAAGACCGGCAGGTCGTCCTCGTAGGCCCCGAACTTCACCGAGTCCGGGTCGGTGGGGTGGCCGCCGCGCGCCCACGGGTACTTGGTGGCCGCGTCCAGGCAGGCGCGGGTCAGGTTGAGGCCGACGCTGACCGGGTCGCCGGTGGCCGGGTCGGGCACGAAGCGCTTGGGTTCCAGCCGGGTCAGCAGGCGCAGCGACTGGGCGTTGCCCTCGAAGCCGCCGCAGTCCTTGGCGAACTCGTTGAGCGCCTCCTCGCCGTTGTGCCCGAACGGCGGGTGGCCCATGTCGTGGGAGAGGCAGGCCGCTTCGACCAGGTCCGGATCGCAGCCGAGGGCCGCGCCGAGCTCCCGGCCGACCTGCGCGCACTCCAGGGAGTGCGTCAGCCGGGTGCGGGGGCTGGCGTCCCAGTCGAAGGAACGCGTGCCCGGGGTGACGACCTGGGTCTTCCCGGCGAGGCGGCGCAGGGCGGCCGAGTGCAGCACGCGGGCGCGATCACGCTGGAAGGCGGTGCGGCCGGGCCGTTTGTCCGGCTCGGCGGCCCATCGCTCGGTGGCGGCCGGATCGTAGGACTCGTAGGCGGGGACGTGCGCGGTGCCTTCCATGCTGAGACGTTAACCGGAGTCACCGACAATCCGAGCAATCCGAACCTACGCGGCCTTTACGCGATGGCCGGTTCCGGCTCCCGCGCGCCGCGCGCGAGCGCTTCGTCGTAGCGGCGCAGCACCAGCCGGGCCAGGGCCGGGTGCGCGCCGAGCGGGGCCGCCGCCGGGCCGGTCGCGGCGGCCGCGCTCGCGGAGGCGAACCGGCCCGGGGCGGCGAAGTACGAGGCCACGGCGGCCCGGTGGTACCCGCGGGCGGCCAGCGCCCGGACGGCGTCCGGCACGCCCGGGGCGGCCGCCGAGGCGTACGCGGGGACCACGGGGACCCCGCCGAGCCGTTCGGAGAGCAGGTCGGCGGCGCGGCGGGTGTCGGCGGCGGAGTCGGGGTCGAGGGACCCGGCCGAGGCCAGCACGACGGCCGTGCCCGGGGTCCAGCCGGCCTCCAGGAGCCGTTCGAACAGGACCTCCACGAGCAGCGGGTGGGGGCCGAGCGGGGCGGCGATCCGGATCCGCAGGTGCCCGGCGCGGGCCGCGGCGGCGGGCAGGTCCCGCTTGACGTGGGTGCCGCGTCCGAGCAGCAGCGGCACGAGGACGGCCGCTCCGGCGGTGTCCCGCAGGGTGTCGGCCAGCAGCGGCCGGTTCAGTTCGACGTGGCCGAGGCGGACGTCGAGGGCGGGGCGGAGCTCGCGGACCCGTTCGAGCAGGGCGAGGACGGTGTGCGGGGCGCGCGGGTCGCG contains these protein-coding regions:
- the dnaG gene encoding DNA primase; this encodes MAGRINDDDVKAVRDAVPIDAVVSEYLQLRNAGGGNLKGLCPFHDEKSPSFQVSPSKGFYHCFGCQAGGDTLDFIMKIDHLSFSEAVERLAGQAGITLRYEEGGYTAGTSGRGERIRLVEAHKAAALFYADQLGGAEAEIARRFLAERGFDQAAAQHFGVGYSPAGWDHLTRFLRGKGFTDKELILSGLAQDSRSGKPIDRFRGRLMWPIRDISGEVVGFGARKLREDDNGPKYLNTPETAIYKKSQVLYGIDLAKKEIAKTSRAVVVEGYTDVMACHMAGVTTAIATCGTAFGGDHIKILRRLLMDNATAEVIFTFDGDAAGQKAALRAFEDDQKFAAETSITIAPGGMDPCDLRLAQGDAAVVDLVDARTPLFEFALRHIVGRHNLENPAGRAAALAEAAPVVASIKDLSIQHESAVQLAGMLGILDEQFVVKRVAQLARWARERGNQPQQQGRGRPQEAAPAPPSAAVGGGPALNLRSPAHRTERELLKLALQRPALVSPAFDAYGIDEFTAPPYAAVRQAIQDAGGAAQGTEDYLARVREAAPNDTVRAMVTELAVEAIHAKTVDEVYAGVQLVQVRLRAVDRRVLEIQGALTRLSPQAPPEQHAAIQQELWVLQQYGQRLRNRGAEGL
- a CDS encoding deoxyguanosinetriphosphate triphosphohydrolase codes for the protein MEGTAHVPAYESYDPAATERWAAEPDKRPGRTAFQRDRARVLHSAALRRLAGKTQVVTPGTRSFDWDASPRTRLTHSLECAQVGRELGAALGCDPDLVEAACLSHDMGHPPFGHNGEEALNEFAKDCGGFEGNAQSLRLLTRLEPKRFVPDPATGDPVSVGLNLTRACLDAATKYPWARGGHPTDPDSVKFGAYEDDLPVFEWLRRGAPADRKCFEAQVMDWADDVAYSVHDFEDGLHAGHLDPNLLFAEPERAAIWQVAIGRYVPAGTSPEELREALDRLMEEDWWPHGYDGSAVAQARLKDATSQLIGRFCLAAEGATREAYGSGRLTRYAAELVVPREARNECAVLKAVADLYVMQRDEQERLRADQRIVLAELAEALSARAPEGLDPQFRAIFDAAADDKARKRAVIDQIACLTDASARSLHARLTRRGRRAEG
- a CDS encoding NAD(P)/FAD-dependent oxidoreductase — protein: MVDANQTFIIVGAGLAGAKAAETLRAEGFTGRVILIGDERDHPYERPPLSKGYLLGKEERDSVFVHKPSWYAGADIELHLGQPAVHLDREAKTVRLGDGTLMHYDKLLLATGAEPRRLDIPGTGLAGVHHLRRLAHADLLRKALASLGRDNGHLLIAGAGWIGLEVAAAARGYGAEVTVVEPLATPLHAVLGPEVGRLFTDLHTEHGVRFHFGARLTEIVGQDGMVMAARTDDGEEHPAHAVLAAIGAAPRTALAETSGLALVDREHGGGIAVDASLRTSDPDVFAVGDVAAAHHPALGTRLRVEHWANALNGGPAAARAMLGQEVSYERVPYFFSDQYDVGLEYSGYAPAGGYDQVLVRGDAGKREFIAFWLSDGRVLAGMNVNVWDVVEPIQALIRSKAPVDRERLADPSVPLESLVAAEGA
- a CDS encoding sirohydrochlorin chelatase gives rise to the protein MHPTLVAVAHGSRDPRAPHTVLALLERVRELRPALDVRLGHVELNRPLLADTLRDTAGAAVLVPLLLGRGTHVKRDLPAAAARAGHLRIRIAAPLGPHPLLVEVLFERLLEAGWTPGTAVVLASAGSLDPDSAADTRRAADLLSERLGGVPVVPAYASAAAPGVPDAVRALAARGYHRAAVASYFAAPGRFASASAAAATGPAAAPLGAHPALARLVLRRYDEALARGAREPEPAIA